One window of SAR324 cluster bacterium genomic DNA carries:
- a CDS encoding DEAD/DEAH box helicase, which yields MAHQLGLLPSGTLHCFIENLETQTEPGDLETVARLFAENKTSEGLFTLAALKKEVGLPPTFRFWRKFSSEYMTRRCHRPLEEQQRSLDPPKDGELQPFIYNLPPMKGAEYISIEVLKNIWDQLDQWISSEIETNFGTLARFLDKRAPHWHQVGRVCFHLAENKNDPDYPFAFMATYSPELSEHGTVRHLPLKRALEEYAGAKNKRHLINLLSPIQLASESSSLARELVESGDIYHPLAWRPHEAYRFLKELPVFETSGIINKLPNWWKKRPRPQVSGTIGTKSPGAALNAASLLNFRVEVTLGGETLTREEWKEILESQEGLVLIRGQWVEVDKEQLQEALSQWESIEAQAENEGLSFIEGMRLLAGAPVDLSDNSRRPRTAAWAFVQADEQLQQMLAKMRQPETLDSVLPQKQLKATLRPYQEVGVKWLWYLNQLGLGACLADDMGLGKTIQVISLFLILKQQKKSKPSLLVLPTSLLGNWKTELERFAPSLKCLFFHPSRVSKAEMDDLAHSKKVSDCDVVLTTYGMLLRQEWLESISWRLVVLDEAQAIKNPGTKQTKKAKKLKAESKIILTGTPIENRLSDLWSLYDFICPGLLGSATRFKDYVNLLDAQDNASYAPLRNLVQPYILRRLKTDKSIISDLPDKTEVNAYCSLTKEQARIYQQTVHELAQALQQQDGIQRRGIILAFLLRFKQICNHPSQLLGDGVYDPLKSGKFSRLAEISEEISLRQEKLLVFTQFREICDPLESFLSHCFGQPGIVLHGGTPAQKRQAMVESFQQEEGPPFFVLSIKAGGTGLNLTAASHVIHFDRWWNPAVENQATDRAFRIGQKKNVLVHKFICPGTIEEKIDAIITEKSALADNLLGGDGAERLLTEMSDQELINMVTLDLDKAML from the coding sequence CCTTTTCACATTGGCGGCCTTGAAAAAGGAGGTCGGTCTTCCGCCAACGTTCCGCTTCTGGCGCAAGTTTTCATCAGAATATATGACACGGCGTTGTCATCGCCCCCTCGAAGAACAACAACGTTCCCTCGACCCACCTAAGGACGGAGAACTTCAACCGTTTATCTACAATCTCCCACCCATGAAAGGAGCGGAGTATATTTCTATCGAAGTCCTCAAAAATATATGGGATCAACTGGATCAATGGATTTCGAGTGAAATAGAAACCAATTTTGGGACATTAGCCAGATTTCTGGATAAACGTGCCCCCCATTGGCACCAGGTAGGGCGTGTTTGCTTTCATTTAGCGGAAAATAAAAATGATCCCGATTATCCCTTTGCGTTTATGGCAACCTATTCGCCAGAACTCTCAGAACATGGGACTGTTCGACACTTGCCCCTGAAACGAGCTCTGGAAGAGTATGCTGGTGCCAAAAACAAAAGACATCTCATCAATCTTTTATCGCCCATACAGTTAGCCTCTGAATCCAGTTCTTTGGCCAGAGAACTGGTGGAATCAGGCGATATCTATCATCCTCTCGCCTGGAGACCTCATGAGGCGTATCGTTTTCTCAAGGAATTACCTGTCTTTGAAACAAGTGGGATCATCAATAAATTGCCGAATTGGTGGAAAAAACGTCCACGCCCTCAAGTCTCAGGGACCATTGGTACAAAATCACCGGGAGCCGCCCTCAATGCCGCATCCCTGCTGAATTTTCGGGTTGAAGTGACACTGGGCGGAGAAACGCTGACCAGGGAGGAATGGAAAGAAATTCTTGAGTCACAGGAAGGCTTGGTATTGATTCGGGGGCAATGGGTCGAAGTTGACAAAGAACAACTTCAAGAGGCACTGTCACAATGGGAAAGCATAGAAGCCCAGGCAGAAAATGAAGGGTTATCCTTCATTGAAGGCATGCGTCTGTTGGCTGGCGCTCCTGTTGATTTGTCTGACAACTCTCGTCGCCCCAGAACCGCCGCATGGGCGTTTGTTCAAGCAGACGAACAATTACAGCAAATGCTCGCCAAAATGCGGCAACCTGAAACGCTGGATTCCGTATTACCTCAAAAGCAATTGAAGGCCACATTGCGTCCGTATCAAGAGGTCGGCGTGAAGTGGTTGTGGTACCTGAACCAGCTAGGTTTAGGCGCATGTCTGGCCGACGATATGGGATTGGGCAAAACCATTCAGGTGATTTCGCTGTTCCTGATTTTAAAACAACAAAAAAAATCGAAACCGTCCCTGCTTGTTCTGCCCACCTCGCTCCTGGGCAACTGGAAAACAGAACTGGAACGTTTTGCCCCGTCTCTCAAATGTCTGTTTTTCCATCCCTCACGTGTGAGTAAAGCAGAGATGGATGACCTTGCCCACTCAAAAAAAGTTTCAGACTGTGATGTGGTGTTGACCACCTATGGCATGCTGTTACGTCAGGAATGGCTTGAATCCATTTCATGGCGATTGGTGGTGCTGGATGAAGCACAGGCGATCAAAAATCCGGGAACGAAACAAACTAAAAAAGCCAAGAAACTGAAAGCCGAGTCCAAAATTATTTTAACCGGAACTCCTATTGAAAATCGCCTCTCGGATTTGTGGTCACTCTATGACTTCATCTGTCCGGGATTGTTAGGTTCCGCAACCCGTTTTAAAGACTATGTCAACCTGCTGGACGCACAGGACAACGCCTCCTATGCCCCGTTGAGAAATCTGGTGCAACCCTATATTCTCAGGCGACTCAAAACCGATAAAAGTATTATTTCTGATTTACCTGATAAAACAGAAGTGAATGCCTATTGTTCTCTGACCAAAGAACAAGCCCGTATTTATCAGCAAACCGTACACGAACTCGCACAGGCACTGCAACAGCAGGATGGCATACAACGACGGGGGATAATCCTGGCCTTTCTTTTACGCTTCAAACAAATCTGTAATCATCCCTCTCAACTGTTAGGCGATGGCGTGTATGACCCTCTGAAAAGTGGAAAATTTTCAAGGTTAGCCGAAATTTCCGAGGAGATCAGTTTGCGTCAGGAAAAGCTGTTGGTGTTTACGCAGTTTCGCGAAATCTGTGATCCACTGGAGTCGTTTTTAAGCCATTGCTTTGGTCAACCGGGAATAGTTTTGCATGGAGGAACCCCGGCTCAGAAAAGGCAAGCGATGGTGGAATCATTTCAGCAAGAAGAAGGACCGCCTTTTTTTGTGTTGTCCATCAAAGCCGGAGGGACTGGATTGAATTTGACAGCCGCCTCGCATGTTATCCATTTTGATCGCTGGTGGAATCCCGCTGTAGAAAATCAAGCCACCGATCGAGCCTTTCGGATTGGCCAAAAAAAGAATGTACTGGTTCATAAATTCATTTGTCCGGGCACCATCGAAGAAAAAATTGATGCCATCATTACGGAAAAATCCGCTTTGGCAGATAATTTGCTCGGTGGTGATGGCGCTGAACGGCTATTGACAGAAATGAGCGATCAGGAATTGATTAACATGGTCACACTCGATCTGGATAAGGCCATGCTGTAG
- a CDS encoding S8 family serine peptidase, with protein sequence MNKWIVLLMITVSFMFQGCDEPTSEFEQVPPGDEANEDSVNADTSQVNANSPFDAIILINQNEETTRKTVVTLQLKAKDTDKIIAYLVSESEDMVSNSSATWEKVDPASREPDIAVEFTLSSAATKGQHSRTVYAWFQDAEKNISQTVSDSIVLDVNDITPPSKPALLINSNDEETTSTLVSVSLSAEDDEELVGYYVSESSTSPASTAKEWSVIPGGKTWAATINFTLSSVNSQGKYNKTVYAWFKDAAGNISSHAKDSISLIVNESTPPSNAAVAINNGASSTNSTDVELKLSATDNVGVVAYYASESGTTPTANAQGWIQLSSFISNTARVKFSLSTSTTPGSYTKTVYVWYKDAAGNVSLTISSNITLVVSDTTAPVSSSFMINNNYAVASTPNVSLTLVASDNVGITGYYASESASTPSATGSGWTAFGPDTNLQLNAGFSLNPANNPGIQTRSVYVWYKDAAGNVSAPASDSILLETADTTSPTSPSLSINNNVSSTTSSSVTLSLSAVDNVGVTQYYVSESSVTPSVNSGGWLTASGSPATFSSTAAFSLSTTTVVGNYTKTVYAWYRDSAGNVSARASDSITLVVSDTTAPDNHSLTINSNDASTTSTAVTLNLAAKDNVGVTAYYASESSSTPSVSASGWQTVSSSTDYSASVSFTLISPVIAGTFTRTVYVWYKDSAGNISSPVNDQISLVISENTPLDALYAQQWHIKNTGQSAYASVNGTSGEDIHMASALNNGYKGTGVNVAVVDTGLEIAHEDLTANIISSGSWDFTDNDTNPTPSTNGGDHGTSVAGLIGARDNALGGRGVAPRVNLAGYNYLKSQSTSNWVAALGGTSSNPNSATMAIFNQSYGNSTAYDFQPSSTIEAQYINGITNLRGGKGALYVKSAGNGFNQLGSMNCSSGLPCQNANMDAYNALPWQIVVGAVNADGKKSSYSTPGSALWVSAPGGEYGYASSGCVSDACKAAMVTTDLSGCDSGYATTGASANPFEGNTNGLNTNCNYTSVFNGTSSAAPVTSGAIALILQANTNLTWRDVKHILASTSDKVDSSHAGKLITLGETSYQAELPWITNAAGYHFHNWYGFGRVNVDAAISMATSYSVNLGTRVACNWRSSGTLEQAIPDGSATGASHTINVTDNLTIEAVQIRVSVTHPYTGDLGIELVSPSGTKSILLNILNGFANDTNLSDMLLLSNAFYGEGSSGNWTVKIIDGSATDSGTLTNWQIHIHGRNGSCGA encoded by the coding sequence ATGAATAAATGGATTGTCTTGTTGATGATTACAGTAAGCTTCATGTTTCAGGGATGCGATGAACCAACGTCAGAGTTTGAACAGGTTCCGCCCGGTGATGAAGCAAATGAAGATTCTGTCAACGCCGATACTTCTCAGGTCAATGCCAACAGTCCATTTGATGCCATCATACTGATCAACCAGAATGAAGAAACGACCCGTAAAACAGTGGTCACCCTCCAGTTAAAAGCTAAAGACACTGATAAAATTATCGCTTATCTGGTTTCTGAATCAGAAGATATGGTGTCAAACAGTTCCGCTACATGGGAAAAGGTGGATCCAGCTTCCCGGGAACCTGATATTGCTGTTGAATTTACCTTGTCTTCAGCCGCAACCAAAGGCCAGCACTCTCGCACCGTTTATGCCTGGTTTCAAGACGCGGAAAAAAATATATCACAGACTGTCAGTGATAGCATTGTTCTGGATGTCAATGACATCACACCTCCATCAAAACCCGCACTACTGATTAACAGCAATGATGAGGAAACCACATCCACACTGGTGAGTGTCTCATTGTCTGCGGAAGATGATGAAGAACTTGTGGGATATTATGTGTCTGAATCTTCGACATCGCCAGCAAGCACTGCCAAAGAATGGAGTGTGATTCCCGGTGGAAAAACATGGGCCGCCACCATAAACTTCACTTTGTCCTCAGTGAATTCTCAGGGAAAGTATAACAAAACGGTTTATGCCTGGTTCAAGGATGCTGCCGGAAATATATCAAGCCATGCCAAAGATTCGATTTCGTTGATTGTTAATGAATCCACGCCTCCGTCAAATGCGGCTGTTGCCATTAACAATGGAGCCTCAAGCACAAACAGTACCGATGTAGAATTAAAATTGAGCGCGACGGACAATGTGGGGGTTGTGGCCTATTATGCGTCAGAATCAGGCACAACCCCGACCGCCAACGCGCAAGGCTGGATTCAGCTTTCTTCTTTCATCAGCAACACCGCACGGGTCAAATTTTCGCTGTCAACTTCAACAACCCCCGGTAGCTATACCAAAACAGTGTATGTCTGGTATAAAGACGCAGCGGGCAATGTTTCCCTGACAATCAGTAGCAACATCACACTGGTGGTGAGCGACACAACCGCGCCTGTCAGCAGTTCTTTCATGATCAACAATAATTACGCGGTTGCCAGCACGCCCAATGTCAGCTTGACGCTGGTCGCTTCAGACAATGTAGGAATCACCGGGTACTATGCCAGTGAATCAGCATCTACCCCCTCTGCTACCGGATCAGGCTGGACGGCTTTTGGACCTGATACAAATCTCCAGCTCAATGCGGGATTTTCATTGAATCCCGCAAACAATCCCGGAATACAGACCCGCAGTGTTTATGTGTGGTACAAGGACGCGGCCGGAAATGTATCGGCTCCTGCCAGCGATTCCATCTTGTTGGAAACAGCGGATACAACGTCACCGACAAGTCCATCCCTGAGTATCAACAACAATGTTTCCAGCACCACAAGTTCCTCAGTCACTTTGTCCCTGTCTGCTGTGGATAATGTGGGTGTCACCCAGTATTATGTTTCCGAATCATCCGTCACTCCATCTGTCAATTCCGGAGGATGGTTGACAGCGTCAGGCTCTCCGGCCACTTTTTCTTCGACAGCGGCCTTTTCGCTGTCAACAACCACGGTTGTGGGAAATTATACCAAAACGGTTTATGCCTGGTACCGTGACTCAGCCGGAAACGTTTCAGCCAGAGCCAGCGACTCCATCACACTGGTTGTCAGTGACACCACCGCACCCGACAATCATTCCCTCACAATCAACAGCAATGACGCGTCCACGACATCTACGGCGGTGACACTGAATCTTGCGGCAAAGGACAATGTCGGTGTGACCGCCTATTATGCGTCTGAAAGCAGTTCAACGCCTTCAGTTTCAGCCTCAGGTTGGCAAACTGTCAGTTCCTCCACAGATTATTCGGCATCGGTCAGTTTTACCCTGATTTCACCTGTGATCGCAGGCACATTTACCCGGACAGTGTATGTGTGGTACAAGGATTCTGCCGGCAATATTTCATCCCCTGTCAATGACCAGATCTCTCTGGTTATTTCTGAAAACACACCGCTGGACGCACTCTATGCCCAGCAATGGCATATCAAAAATACCGGACAGTCCGCCTATGCCAGTGTCAATGGAACAAGCGGTGAGGATATCCACATGGCATCAGCCCTCAACAATGGCTATAAAGGCACAGGCGTCAATGTGGCGGTGGTCGATACCGGACTTGAAATCGCGCATGAAGACCTGACCGCCAATATCATCTCAAGCGGTTCCTGGGATTTTACGGACAATGACACCAACCCGACACCTTCTACAAATGGAGGGGATCATGGTACCAGTGTTGCCGGATTGATCGGCGCACGGGACAATGCTCTCGGCGGTCGGGGGGTCGCTCCCAGAGTGAATCTGGCAGGCTATAACTATCTGAAATCACAATCTACCAGCAACTGGGTTGCTGCACTTGGCGGTACCTCCAGCAATCCAAATTCCGCAACGATGGCCATCTTTAACCAAAGTTATGGCAATTCGACGGCCTATGATTTCCAGCCGTCGTCTACGATTGAAGCCCAGTACATCAATGGAATCACCAATCTGCGAGGAGGAAAAGGCGCCTTGTATGTCAAGTCCGCGGGCAATGGATTCAATCAGTTGGGCAGTATGAACTGTAGTTCCGGATTGCCCTGCCAAAATGCCAACATGGACGCTTACAACGCATTGCCTTGGCAGATTGTGGTGGGCGCTGTGAATGCGGATGGCAAAAAAAGCAGTTATTCGACTCCGGGTTCTGCCCTCTGGGTAAGTGCTCCCGGAGGAGAGTATGGCTATGCGTCTTCAGGATGTGTTTCAGATGCCTGCAAAGCGGCCATGGTGACCACCGATTTGTCAGGGTGTGACAGCGGTTATGCCACGACGGGTGCATCAGCCAATCCGTTTGAGGGAAATACCAATGGACTCAACACCAACTGCAATTACACATCGGTTTTCAATGGAACATCCTCCGCGGCGCCTGTCACTTCGGGAGCTATTGCGTTGATTCTGCAGGCAAACACCAACCTGACATGGCGTGATGTGAAACATATCCTTGCGTCCACTTCAGACAAGGTAGATTCAAGCCATGCGGGTAAATTGATCACGCTCGGAGAAACCAGCTATCAGGCGGAACTCCCATGGATCACCAATGCCGCAGGATACCACTTTCATAACTGGTATGGCTTTGGACGAGTCAATGTGGATGCCGCGATTTCAATGGCAACCAGTTATTCCGTAAACCTGGGAACACGGGTTGCTTGTAACTGGCGAAGCAGTGGAACCCTTGAGCAGGCAATCCCTGACGGTAGTGCCACGGGTGCTTCTCACACCATCAATGTCACGGATAATTTGACGATTGAAGCGGTTCAGATCAGAGTGTCTGTCACTCACCCCTACACAGGGGATTTGGGGATTGAACTGGTGTCACCTTCTGGAACAAAAAGCATCTTGCTCAATATCCTGAATGGCTTTGCAAATGACACGAATCTCAGTGACATGCTACTCCTGAGCAACGCTTTTTATGGCGAAGGAAGCTCAGGAAACTGGACAGTCAAAATCATTGATGGTTCTGCGACTGACTCGGGAACATTGACCAACTGGCAGATCCATATTCATGGAAGAAACGGTAGTTGTGGAGCCTGA
- a CDS encoding DUF1275 domain-containing protein yields the protein MHRQKNFKLVVFAGAFLSMNAGYINAIALLSMFHLAVSHVSGTVTRIGMAVLPWNENHFFEGLGLLGCFFLGAMISGLVIGHHQFKLGRRYGVVLMIQSLLLGVATYSLNHQLIQAVYLTSMACGLQNAMATSYSGAVIRSTHMTGVVTDLGLLIGHWLRDRKMEQWKLVLLGFLLLGFITGSFLGDACFQLMQNDALWLSSITSGIVGLTYFLYRQRHKIRRFLGLPELLNPTKE from the coding sequence ATGCACCGTCAAAAAAATTTTAAGCTGGTTGTCTTTGCTGGTGCGTTTTTGAGCATGAATGCGGGATACATCAATGCGATTGCACTGTTGTCCATGTTTCATCTGGCGGTGAGCCATGTGAGTGGAACTGTTACCAGAATTGGTATGGCTGTTCTGCCCTGGAATGAAAACCATTTTTTCGAAGGCCTGGGGCTTTTGGGGTGTTTCTTTCTGGGAGCAATGATTTCCGGACTGGTGATTGGCCACCATCAATTTAAATTAGGGCGACGTTATGGTGTTGTGCTAATGATCCAGTCCCTACTGCTTGGAGTGGCCACCTATTCTCTCAATCATCAACTGATTCAGGCTGTTTACCTGACATCTATGGCCTGCGGACTCCAGAACGCCATGGCCACCAGTTACAGTGGTGCCGTGATTCGCAGTACGCACATGACCGGGGTCGTGACCGATCTGGGACTGCTCATTGGCCATTGGCTTCGAGACCGCAAGATGGAACAATGGAAACTGGTTTTGCTGGGGTTCCTTCTTCTTGGATTCATCACTGGCAGTTTTTTGGGTGATGCCTGTTTTCAGCTCATGCAAAACGATGCCTTGTGGCTGTCATCCATCACTAGCGGAATCGTTGGTCTCACCTATTTTCTGTATCGCCAACGCCACAAGATTCGCCGTTTTCTGGGCCTGCCAGAACTTCTGAATCCGACAAAAGAATAA
- a CDS encoding SDR family NAD(P)-dependent oxidoreductase: MYLVTGGNGFIGKHLVDQLLKRKGTIYILVWEPDRDRYEVVMQHRWAAFTQRIKPVFGDTTKVNLGLDADTITELKANVQHFYHMAALSDLKANAKSCQQINVKGTENAVEFANQLGATFHYLSTIYVAGDFAGTFTEDMTQEGQDTPSPYATTKLQAEIIVRERAKVPFRIYRPGIVVGSSTTGEAEKTDGPYYVFKIIQALGKVFPQWVPMFGVEGGQWHLVPVDYVGRTIDYISHKKGLDNQTFHLVDEPIKVIDVINEFCKVAHAPQFSAPGSRLISALPWNLASKIPFGSLVQQQLFEKLELPENFKELFQWKTDFDHKNTENALKGSKIVCPPLKDYSRVLWYFWEAHMSPILSQNRKKPGMTHALIQTPEVITGGRSIPEFFKDQWEQATSRGMENLERLISGKIIMITGGSSGIGLAMAHRLAKAHGTVILVARTLDKLEIAKQEVEQMGGTAYVYSCDLSDPEAIGELVNKVMKDHGRVDILINNAGRSIRRPIHLSYDRFHDYQRTMNLNYFGCLKLILGFMPGMRERKYGHIINISSIGCQTNVPRFSAYVASKSALDAFSRSIASEVVHDNVTLTTVYMPLVRTPMIGPTKMYDHVPTLTPDQAAKLALYPLVTKDRKAATPMGTAVEILHAISPKTANVLLNLGFRLFPDGEPGDGETPKLSAESIAFAYLSRGIHW; this comes from the coding sequence ATGTATCTGGTTACAGGCGGAAATGGTTTTATTGGCAAACATCTGGTGGATCAACTGCTAAAACGCAAGGGAACCATCTATATTCTGGTTTGGGAACCAGACCGTGATCGTTATGAAGTGGTCATGCAACACCGCTGGGCCGCATTTACCCAGAGGATCAAACCGGTTTTCGGTGATACCACAAAAGTCAACCTCGGGTTGGATGCTGACACCATCACAGAACTGAAAGCCAATGTTCAGCATTTTTATCATATGGCGGCTTTGTCTGATCTCAAGGCCAATGCAAAATCCTGCCAGCAGATCAATGTCAAGGGAACAGAAAACGCGGTTGAATTTGCCAATCAACTGGGTGCGACCTTTCATTATCTCAGTACCATTTATGTTGCCGGAGATTTTGCGGGAACCTTTACAGAAGACATGACACAGGAAGGACAAGACACACCAAGTCCCTATGCCACCACCAAACTTCAGGCTGAAATCATTGTTCGGGAACGGGCCAAGGTGCCATTCCGCATCTACCGACCCGGAATCGTGGTCGGATCATCCACCACGGGAGAAGCAGAAAAAACCGATGGACCTTATTATGTTTTCAAAATCATTCAGGCCTTGGGCAAGGTATTCCCTCAATGGGTACCAATGTTCGGTGTGGAAGGTGGACAATGGCATCTGGTGCCTGTCGATTATGTGGGGCGAACGATCGACTATATTTCGCACAAAAAAGGATTGGACAACCAGACATTTCACCTGGTCGATGAACCGATCAAGGTGATTGATGTGATCAATGAGTTTTGTAAAGTAGCTCATGCGCCGCAATTTTCCGCGCCTGGTTCACGTTTGATTTCAGCCCTGCCCTGGAATCTGGCGAGTAAAATTCCATTCGGTTCACTGGTTCAGCAACAGTTGTTCGAAAAATTGGAACTTCCTGAAAATTTCAAGGAACTGTTTCAATGGAAAACGGACTTTGACCACAAAAATACGGAAAATGCCCTCAAAGGCAGTAAAATTGTCTGCCCACCACTCAAGGATTATTCGCGTGTGCTGTGGTATTTCTGGGAAGCGCACATGTCACCAATCCTCAGCCAGAACCGCAAGAAACCCGGAATGACCCATGCCCTCATCCAAACCCCCGAAGTTATTACCGGCGGACGTTCCATTCCTGAATTTTTCAAAGATCAATGGGAACAGGCCACCAGTCGTGGAATGGAGAATCTCGAGCGTCTGATCAGCGGAAAAATCATCATGATCACCGGTGGCAGTAGCGGGATCGGGTTGGCAATGGCTCACCGCCTGGCCAAGGCGCATGGCACCGTGATTCTGGTGGCACGCACCCTGGATAAGCTTGAAATCGCCAAACAGGAAGTGGAACAGATGGGCGGCACAGCCTATGTCTATTCCTGTGATTTGAGCGATCCGGAGGCCATTGGGGAATTGGTCAATAAAGTTATGAAAGATCATGGCCGTGTAGATATTCTGATCAACAATGCCGGACGCTCCATCCGCCGTCCGATCCATCTATCGTATGACCGTTTTCATGATTATCAACGCACCATGAATCTGAACTATTTTGGCTGTCTCAAACTGATTCTTGGTTTCATGCCGGGAATGCGGGAACGTAAATATGGTCACATTATCAACATTTCCAGCATTGGCTGTCAGACCAATGTGCCGCGATTTTCAGCCTATGTCGCCAGCAAGTCGGCACTGGATGCCTTCAGCCGGTCCATTGCGTCCGAAGTAGTGCATGACAACGTCACGCTGACGACTGTGTATATGCCGCTGGTTCGCACACCGATGATTGGACCAACCAAGATGTATGACCACGTGCCAACACTCACACCGGATCAGGCCGCGAAACTGGCCTTGTATCCACTGGTCACCAAAGACCGCAAGGCCGCAACACCGATGGGGACAGCGGTGGAAATTCTGCATGCGATCTCGCCCAAAACCGCCAATGTGCTGCTCAATCTGGGATTTCGTCTGTTCCCAGACGGCGAACCGGGTGATGGCGAAACACCCAAACTCTCGGCGGAGTCCATCGCGTTTGCCTATCTGTCACGTGGGATTCACTGGTAA
- the hemW gene encoding radical SAM family heme chaperone HemW produces MRALYIHIPFCRKLCPFCTFAVRKNRPSLHEDYLDALIQEMELRVHQWGPWSKALRSIYVGGGTPSSLNLKEAERLINALKKYFFFSGEMEIAWELNPEDVSQEYISGLQGLGINRVSLGGQSFNTSTLHKLGRLHSAKHFHQAIHNIELGGITNYNVDLMFGIPGQSFEMFTADLQTLLQYEPAHISLYCLEVHARTAFGHQPEVLAWTQENIALFEHMYLAAIETLASARYHHYEVSNFSRPGKQSRSNMLVWSGADYLGIGSGAHSTMGHQRWGNTRSASDYIRRIQQGEEFLEFHETLRLVQKANEFLMLALRQPSGIHVGNWESRFGVKWSLFQQKLAERFYEEGLAYRPDGATFALTPKGLLLADAITERLMITE; encoded by the coding sequence ATGCGCGCGCTTTACATCCACATTCCATTTTGCAGAAAACTTTGCCCGTTCTGTACTTTTGCGGTCAGGAAAAACCGCCCCTCTCTGCATGAGGATTATCTGGATGCGCTGATTCAGGAAATGGAACTTCGGGTTCATCAATGGGGACCATGGTCCAAAGCACTACGTTCAATTTATGTCGGCGGAGGCACCCCTTCGAGCCTCAATCTCAAAGAAGCAGAACGTCTGATCAACGCTCTCAAAAAATATTTCTTTTTTTCCGGTGAAATGGAAATTGCCTGGGAATTGAATCCGGAAGATGTCTCACAAGAATACATCAGCGGACTTCAAGGGCTTGGCATCAACCGTGTCAGCCTGGGAGGACAAAGCTTCAACACATCCACACTGCACAAATTGGGACGCTTGCATTCAGCAAAACACTTTCATCAGGCCATTCACAATATTGAACTTGGAGGCATCACCAACTACAATGTGGATCTCATGTTTGGAATTCCCGGACAGTCCTTTGAAATGTTTACTGCGGATCTGCAAACATTGCTTCAATATGAACCGGCTCATATTTCCCTGTATTGCCTGGAAGTGCATGCCAGAACAGCCTTTGGACATCAACCGGAGGTGCTGGCATGGACACAGGAAAACATAGCGCTGTTCGAACACATGTATCTTGCCGCGATTGAAACACTGGCTTCCGCACGTTACCATCATTATGAAGTATCCAATTTTTCCCGTCCCGGAAAACAAAGCAGATCCAATATGCTGGTCTGGAGTGGCGCCGATTATTTGGGAATCGGCTCTGGCGCGCATTCCACCATGGGCCATCAACGGTGGGGCAACACCCGTTCAGCCAGTGATTATATTCGCCGAATTCAACAGGGGGAGGAATTTCTGGAGTTTCATGAAACCTTGCGATTGGTGCAGAAAGCCAATGAATTTCTCATGCTGGCACTCAGACAACCCTCAGGAATCCATGTTGGTAATTGGGAATCCCGCTTTGGCGTGAAATGGTCCTTGTTCCAGCAAAAACTGGCGGAACGTTTTTATGAAGAAGGTCTCGCCTATCGTCCCGATGGGGCAACCTTCGCGCTCACACCCAAAGGCCTGCTGTTGGCAGATGCCATCACAGAACGGTTGATGATCACAGAATAA